The genome window GATGCATTAATGGGGGGGAAGTATGGCGTAAAAAAGGATTCATAGATATAGCCTTTCAGCGTGATAACCTCGCCGGGAACTTTTTCCCAGCGGATGATGGACATCATGCGGGCCATAATTCCTGAAAGAAAGAATACGGTTATCGCGTTTGAACCATAAACCAGAAACGGCTTGATCCAGAACGTATAACCTTTCATGTCAATCAGCCAGTAGCACATCGCGAAGAAGTGCAGTGCCAGGCCTGTTGTATATAATACGTATGAACTTGTCCAGATGTTTTTATTCATTGGGAACGCCAGATCCCAGAATAAACCAAGGACTACAGAAAAATTTGCAAATACGAAAATCCAGATAACCTTGGTCATCTTGTCATTATCGGAAAGGAGCCAGTATCCAAGAAAAATTCCGCTGAGAGTGGTGGCTATTGCAGGAATTGTTGAAAGGATGCCTTCAGGGTCCCACACTTTTGTTGCTGACCAGAGATGCCCCTGCAGCAGAAGGTTGTCTATATATGCCGCAAGGTTGGTAGTTGGTTCAAGATTCGCGTAGCCAACACCGGGCACGGGAATCAGTGTCATCAATGCCCAGTATAGCAAAAGGAAAAATGCGGCTATACCTACCTGCGTTTTAAGTGATGTTTTCAGGAACAACAGCGCTGCAATCAGATAGACCACGCCAATTCGCTGAAGCACTCCGGGAATTCTTATCTTTGAGGGATCAAGCCACTCACCGGTGTTAAAATTGTAAAAGGGGAAAGTTGCCAGGATGATTCCGAGTCCGAATAAAATTAACGCTCTTCGGATAATCTGTATTATGAGCTGTTTTTGAGAGTCTCCGCGTTCTTTTCTTTTCTTCATGGAGTAGGTGATGGCAACACCAACGATAAAAAGGAAGAAGGGGAAAATCAGGTCGGTAGGAGTACAACCGTGCCAAGGCGCATGCTTCAGCGGCGGATAAATGGTGCTCCAGGTACCAGGGTTATTTACAAGCACCATCCCTGCTATGGTTATTCCCCTGAACACGTCGAGCGAAACCAAGCGCTCTGTCTTAACTGGTTCATTCATAGGGGCGTAATTTAGCACAAACAATGCAAAAAACAACAAATTAAAAGGATTTCCGTAAATAAAAAATATAATCGGTGAACGATAAAAATGAATGAAATCAAGCACTAGGGATTTCTTGAATTTTGCCGTAATTCGGAATATATTTGAAACATTGAATAACATTATTAACTCGCGCAGACGACCATGACACTTCAGGATAATGATCTCCTTTCCGTTCAGGAAGCCCGGAACTTAGCCCTCGCGGCAAAAGAGGCTCAAAAAGAGTATAAACACTTCACACAGGAGCAGGTTGACCGCATCGTTAAAGCCATGGCGGATGCGGGATACGCACAGGCGGAGCGGCTCGCAAAACTGGCTGCTGAGGAGAGCGGATTCGGAAAATGGCAGGATAAGGTCATCAAGAATCAGTTCGGCACCCGGAATGTGTATGAGTCAATTAAAGACCTGAAAACAGTCGGTGTGATCGAATCACTGCATGGCGGTAAGCTGCTTAAAATAGCAGAGCCAATGGGGGTTGTTGCGGCACTGGTACCTTCGACCAACCCGACCTCCACGGCAATGTTTAAGATCCTTATATCCCTGAAGGCCCGCAATTCCGTAGTTATCTCTCCTCATCCCAAGACGGCAAAGTGCACTTTTGATGCCGCTATGGTTCTTTGTGACGCTGCCGAAAAAGCCGGGGCCCCCAGAGGATTGATTCAATGTATGAAGAATCCGACCCTGGAGGGAACCAGTGAATTAATGAAGAACAAAAATATCGCCGTAATTCTTGCCACCGGAAGCAACCCGATGGTCAGAGCAGCATACAGTTCAGGAAAGCCTGCTTACGGAGTAGGGGCCGGAAACGTGCCTGCATTTATTGAAAAATCTGCCAATTACAAAAAGGCGGTTGCGGATATTCTATACGGTACAACTTTTGATAATGGCACGCTCTGTTCATCTGAACAGGCAATCGTATGTGACAGAACCATCCGCGAACAGGTAATTAAAGAATGTAAAGAGCAGGGGGGATATTTTGTTAATGCTGAAGAGAAAAAAAAGCTTTCGGGTTATATACTGAAGGATAAAGGGCTCAACGCAGATATTGTTGGAAAGCCCGCACCATGGATTGCGCAGCACGCAGGATTTAACGTCCCCGAAAATACCCGGGTCCTTATCGCGGAGTGCAGTGAAGTGGGTAAGCACGAACCACTTTCCGTGGAAAAACTTTCACCCATACTTGCCTTTTATACCGTTGACGGCTGGCTTGAAGGATGCCACAAGTGCATTGATTTGCTGCAATTCGGCGGTATTGGACACACGATGGTAATCCATTCCAATGATTCGGATATCATCATGAAATTTGCTCTTGAGAAACCTGCATTCAGGATTCTGGTTAATACCGTTTCCTCTGTAGGGGCAGTCGGATATACAACTGCACTGATGCCCTCAATGACGCTCGGTCCCGGAACCTGGGGAGGTTCAATCATATCAGAAAATGTTACCGCAAAACATCTGCTGAATTACAAACATCTGGCATTTGAGGTGAATCCTGTAAATCCTGGGCAGACGCTTACATCAATTGGAAGCAGCAGTGCGGTATCATCGTCAGTACCAAAGAGTTTTATTGATGAAATAGAAGACCGACTGAGGGCCCGTGCCGGCAACAAACCTGTGCAACAGGATTACAGCATTCCGGAGAAAAAGGAAACCAAACCCGCGGCAAACAAAGCATACGGAGAAGGAATCTCAGAAGAAGAAATTCAGAAGATCATCAAGGGGTTTAAGGTTTAGCAAGATTTCCGGGGACAGAACACCCGTGCAAAGAGGCCAAGACATAAAGGGGGAGTATGAAAATTTTTTGTAGAGACGTTGCAATCGCCGCCGTGAACATATATCGGTTGCAAAATTTTAACGGCGATTGCAGCGTCTCAGACCCATCAAAGGCAAACCGTGAAGATTACAATATCTCAGACCCGTCAAAGGCAAACCTTCGTGCGGGTTCACAAATCGTCCCACATATTCGCCCATGAGACGCCGCAAATGCAAAACATCCATGAAAATAAAACATCCGGTTAGCATTTGCGACGTCTTTACAAAGGACACATCCGGTTTTTCGTAGAGACGTTGCAATCGCCGCCGTGAATATATATCGGTTGCGGAATTCTCACGGCGATTGCAGCGTCTCAGACCCGTCAAAGGCAAACCGCGATGTTCCAGCGTCTCAGACCCGTCAAAGGAAAACCGCGAAGATTACATCACACAAAACCCGCCACATGTTTTGCCCTGAGACGCCGCAAATGCAAAACATCCATGTAAATAAAACATCCGGTTAGCATTTGCGACGTCTTTACAAAGGACACGTCCGATTTTTTGTAGAGACGTTGCAATCGCCGCCACGGATATATACAGGCCTCCGAATTTTCACGGCGATTGCAGCGTCTCAGACCCGTCAAAGGCAAACCGCGATGTTGCAGCATCTCAGACCCGTCAAAGGAAAATCGTGAAGATTGCAGCGTCTCAGACCCGTCAAAGGCAAACCGCGATGTTGCAGCGTCTCAGACCCGTCAAAAGGAAACCGCGAAAATCGTATCACCAAAACCCGTCACATATTTGCCCCTGAGACGCCGCAAATGCAAAACATCCATGTAAATAAAACATCCGGTTAGCATTTGCGACGTCTTTACAAAGGACACATCCGGTTTTTCGTAGAGACGTTGCAATCGCCGCCGTGAATATATATCGGTCGCGGAATTTGTACGGCGATTGCAGCATCTCAGACCCGTCAAAGGCAAACCTTGAAGATTACATCATCTCAGACCCGTCAAATGCAAACCACGAAGATTACATCATCTCAAACCCGTCAAAGGCAAACCGCGAAAATCGTATAACCCAAAACCCATCTCATATTCGCCCCTGAGACGCCGCAAATGCAAAACATCTACATAAATAAAACATCCGGTTAGCATTTGCGACGTCTCAGACCCGTCAAAGGCAAACCGCGATGTTGCATCATCTCAGACCCGTCAAAGGGAAACCGCGAAAATCGTATGACCCAATTACCGCCACATGTTCTTCCCTGAGACACCGCAAATGCAGGAGATCATGGTGAATAAAACATTCGGTTAGCATTTGCGACGTCTCTACAAAAAATTCGTTACCGAGGGGAATCGATTTCCCATTTCAACGGATTCATCCTGATGTATTCTCTTGCCGCGAACAATCCGTTTTCATCACGAATTATTCTGTCATAAAAGCGTTCCTGCCACTTGAATTGTTTGTTGATTTTTCTTGCCTTACGGGTGACCATGGATTTAAATGTGCCTACAACCCTTGCCAGAGGACCTGCCTTCAATGCTATTTCTGACATTTTTTCTGAGGAATATCCGGGATTGGGTTCAAAAACCTGATTGTCTATGATGACTTCCTCGCCGGGTGTTTGATTAATCATGATTATACCATGAAAATGATCCGGCATTATTACAAAATCATCAATTGAGATATAGGAAAAAAAGCCCGGCAACCTCTCCCAGGTCTCTTTCAAAACTTCACCGCAGGCGAGTAATTTAACCTCTCCGTTTATAATTTCGGAAAAGAACCTTTCCCGGTTATAGGTGTTTGTTGTTATGAAGTAAATGCCATTACCATAATTCCACCAATTGGCTCTGGCGGAGGTGATCCGGTAAAGATTTAAAAATTTATCTGACATAAGTCATTCATTACCAATATTCATTTTCTCTAAGATGTCAATTGATGAATACTTAGCATTTCGTGAAGAAAATAATTCTCGTTCTTCCCTGAGATGCCGCAAATGCAATAATCCCGTCACACAAAAACATCCGGTTAGCATTTGCGACGTCTTTACAAAGGACACGTCCGATTTTTTGTAGAGACGTTGCAATCGCCGCCGTGAATATATATCGGTCGCGGAATTTGCACGGCGATTGCAGCGTCTCAAACCCGTCAAATGCAAACCACGAAGATTACATCATCTCAGACCCGTCAAAGGCAAACCGCGAAGATCGTATAACCCAAAACCCGTCACATATTCGCCCCTGAGACGCCGCAAATGCAGGGGATCAACGTAAACAAAACATCTGGTTAGCATTTGCATCCTATCTGCACAAATATCTCCGAATGCGGCCCATTAAATTTTCAACTCCCCCTTTTAATGCTCAATTATATTTCGAACATCGTGGTTATCGCCGCGAACTCATGCCCCTTAAAATCTTTGTGGAAAAATTCGTTGCATTCTTTTTTGTATATATAATCTGCTGAATATTCATCCGCGTGGTCAATAATATCGCGGAGCGCATCGGCAATGTAATAGACCTCATCATCGGTCATGGTGGGGTGGAGAGAAATACGGACCCATCCCGGTTTTTCGGAGAGATCGCCCTGGTCAATTTTATCCGTAATCCGCTTTGATCGGCTCGGGTCAACGTGCAGCAGATAATGTCCGTAGGTTCCTGCACAGGAACAGCCGCCGCGGGACTGTATCCCAAACCGGTCATTCAGCAATTTTACCGCAAGATTATAATGCATGTCTTCTATATAAAACGAAAGTGCGCCAAGCCGGTGGCGGTAATTATCCGCAAGCAAATGCAGTTTTGGAATGTTGTCAAATTCCCTCACAATGATATCTACCAGTTCCTCTTCACGCTGCAGCATATATTTGCTTTGCATCTCCTCTTTTAGTTTAATGGCGAGCGCTGCCTTAATAGTCTGCAGAAAAGGGGGAGTGCCGCCATCTTCACGGGCTTCTATATCATTCACAAATTTGTGTTCACCCCAGGGGTTGGTCCAGTCAACCGTCCCGCCGCCGGGGTTATCCGGTATCCGGTTGTGATACAGGTGGGAGGTGAAAATCAGAACGCCGGGAGTACCCGGTCCCCCGAGGAATTTATGCGGTGAAAAGAATATAGCATCAAGCCGTTCATCGGGATCTTTGGGGTGCATATTAATATCAACATAAGGTGCTGAACAGGCAAAATCCACAAAGCAATAGCCGCCGTTCTGATGCATTATTTTAGATAGCTGATGATACGGGGTTTGTATCCCCGTAACGTTTGATGCTGCCGTGAACGAGCCAATCTTCAGCCGTCTGTTTTTATACTTCTGCAGTTCAATTTCAAGATTATCGGGATTAATGCCGCCATCTTCATCAGGGGGAATCACCACCACATCGGCAATAGTCTCATGCCAGGATGTCTGGTTTGAATGATGCTCCATGTGGGTTACAAATACCACCGGCCGCATCGTTTCATCAAGCAAAATGTTATCATAAAACTGCTCGGGCAGGCGCAGTCCGAGAATCCGGATAAACTTATTAACCGGGCCGGTCATGCCAGATCCGTTACAGATAAGTACATCTCCTTCGCCGGCATTCACATGCTTTTTGATAATCCTTTTTGCTTCAGCGTAGGATTTTGTCATAAAGGTGCCGGTCACGCTCGATTCAGAATGGGTATTCGCAACCCAGGGGCCAAAATCGCGGATCATTTTTTCTTCGATCGGAGCATAAAGCCGGCCGCTGGCTATCCAGTCCGCGTAAAGTATTTTCTTTTCTCCATAGGGAGACTGAAAACTATTATCTATACCGATAATATTTTTTCTGAATTTTGAAAAATGCTGCTGAAGATCAGTCATCAAGTAATCCGTATTTAATTAAGCGAAGTTAGCAAAGGGGAGTGAATCTGAAAAACAGATTTGAGGCAGGGGGCAAAAATAAAAAAAGGCCTCCAGCGAGGGAGGCCTTTTGATCAGAAGCATATTCTTAATTTTTCTGATACACTCCGTGGCAGTCAGGGCACTGGTTGTATTCAATTCCCTGATTCAGATTTGAGGGATGGATGAAATCCATGCCGTCGAGCGAAACCATTTCCTTTTCATTGGCAATTTTCTGTCCTATGATGGTATGGCAGACATTGCAGTCAGAAGAAATTTTTCTGCCGTCCGCGGAGGTATGTTTATCATCATGGCAGCGGAAGCATCCTTCATAATACATATGCCCGAGATTATTGGGATATTTTTTCCAGCTGACCTTCATGGTCGGGAAGTAGTTGTTGGAATAAATTTCCTGAATTGCCTTAATGGATTTAGCAAGATCGGCCTGGCGGGTTTTCATCACATCCGGATAAGAGGCGCTGTAGAAATTGCTGATATACAGGTCGATTTTCTTTACTGCTTCTTCGGTTGTGTAATAGTCTTTTTCGAGCACATCCATTGCAATACTCTTTATGTAGGGGAGGGTTGGATCAATCCGTCCGGAGGACATATAGCGGTTAAGCATTTTATCAGGCTGATTATATATATGAGCAGGGCGGTTGTGGCAGTCAATGCAGTCAAAGCGGCGGAGCTCTTTATCCGGGGGAGTGAATCCGGCTTTTTCCTTCGTTGTATATACCACTTCTTTGCCTTCCTTGTCTATTACCTTAATCCAGGGAATGGATTGGCGGCTTTCATCATCGGTGTAGTAAAAGATGTCGTTTGCGATGTTCATGTGATAATGAATGCCGTTTGAAGTGCCTGAGGTTGCAGTTCCGCCCCCGACTTTCATAAGCATGGTGAGGGAGTGCAGAGTGTTTGCTTCATCGGTCAGATAGTAATTGCCGGATACTTTCTTCTCACTGAAGAAATGAGCCGGCCAGTGGCACTGCTCGCAGGTATGCTGAGCAGGGCGCAGATTCTTGATAGGTGTTTCAATCGGACGCGAGTATTTATTGAAAGCAACTGAATAGAGCTGATAGGCACCGGAAATCTTTGACTGTACAAACCAGTCAGCTCCAGGGCCGATGTGACACTTAGCGCACCCGACACGGCTGTGTGCAGAGTTAAGATACGCTGTATATTCAGGATGCATCACTTCATGGCACATGGTTCCGCAAAACTCATCTGAGTCGGTGTATTCGTATGCCTTAAAGCTGCCGAATGCTGAAAAAACAAGCAAAAGAACCGTAACAACGGTAATCATGGAAACCGCGGTACGGTGTTTGGGATCATTCAGATCAACTACCGGCATTCTTCTTTCCTTGGCAAGACCCCGCTTTTTAAGCGAGTGTTCGCGCCAAAGTGCAACAGCTACCAGCAGCAGTCCGCATATCATAATAGCCGGAAGGATGATGAAGGCGATTATGCCCATATAGGGTTTTGTCTCATGAGCAAAAAACTCAAGCGTCATGAGGAAGAGGATAAGCCCGAAGGATATCCCTGCAACAGCGAACCCCAGAAGAGCCAGCGGCGAATAAAACGCCTGCGGTAATTTACCTTTCATGACCGATACTCCTTACTGTTTGTTTTCTTCGTTGTTTTCTTCCGGGTCAATGATATCATCTTCGCCGAATTCTTTTTCTTTAAGTTTATCCTTAATTCTCTGCAGTTCAAGCGGATGCTCTTCAGCCATCTCTTCTTCGGTGATGGTACCCTTCCACCATGCAAGACTCATCGGATACACATCAGGATTGAACATCACAAAGTAGAAATGCCATACCACAATTGCCAGGAACGCAAGCCAGGCCTCATAATAGTGTATGGTGCGTGCGATATCCCATCCGAGTTTGGTAAAGAGATTCATAAAGGTATTGTCGAACCACATAATTACACCGGTAACCGTCATGACGATGGTACCCCAGATCAGTGCCCAGTATTCAGCTTTTTCAACATAGCTGAACCGGTCAAGAAGCGGTTTATCCTTCTGCAGGCCCAGGTTATACTTAAAGACGCCGATAGCATCTTTTGCATCCTGAAGACGGGGGAGAAGATCGCGGATAAGCTGCTTGCCCCGGGGCACAAACAGGATGTAATATATATGGTAGAGTGAGACCAGAGTCATCACCACTGCTGCAATACGGTGAATCAGACTGCGCAGTTCAAATGCGTTTTCACTGATATTCCGGATGGAAACAACCCACCAAGCATTCGGGAAGCGGAGCATAAATCCTGTGATAACCAGCAGAATGAAGCTCACGGCAAGCGTTATATGCTGTATCCGTTCATTCTTTGACATTCTGAGATACAGTGCGTGGCTGTGCTTTTCATGAGGAATAAGCCCGCGCTGCTTCATCTTTTTAATCTTGGACTTCTTAATAAAGTCAATAATATTATGGAAGAACATGCCGCCAATGGTGCCGACGATCATCAGGATATATCCGAACGCGATGTAATAGAGAATCGGTTCTTCTTCCTTTTCCAGAGTAACGTGAATTTTTCCAACGGTGAAATTCTCGTTAGCGCCCGGATGGCATGATCCGCAGGTGGCAACCAGATTCGATTTGTGAATTGTTGAAGTCGGGTCGGATGATGATTTAATATTGTGCACGCCATGGCATGATGCGCAGTTGGCAACAGATGCCGAACCGCCTTCAAGAGCCAGTCCGTGATATGTATCCTGAAAGGTTGCAAACCGGTTGGCTGATATGCCATATTTATCAGAAAGCTTAACCGAGTTATGGCATGGAGCGCAAACCTGGGCAGAAACATTCTGAAACGCAACCGGCGCCTTGGGGTCTTTGGTATCTAATATATTATGTTCGCCGTGACAATCGGTGCAGACTGGTGCATCCACATTTCCCTTTGCAACTGCAAGACCGTGAGAACTTTCATTAAACTCTTTAAGAATATCTTCATGACATTTTCCGCAGGTTTCCGGAATGTTTTTCTTTGCAACCGGAGAAGTTGGGTCTGTACCCTTGTTAATATCATGCGCGCCATGGCAGTCCACGCATCCTGCTGCCTTGGCATTCCCTTTCATGAGGGCTTTTCCGTGAACACTGTTATCATATGCTTTAATGAATGCCTGGCTGGTGCTGAACTGGCTTCTTACCTCAGGGGCATCAAGGTGACAGCTCAGGCAGAGTTTTTCTTCAGCGCGTTTTGTGGCAAGAGTATCACCGTTCATTGAGCTCAGGGTAATCGGAGTTGCATGGCAGGACTGGCAGTCGTTAAATGCTTTCACACCTTTTTCAATGGAGCGGTAATGGGCTGAGTGTTTGAATTCTGCATCCTGCTCAGCATGGCATTTTACGCAGCTCAGATCGCCTGAAGCACCTGCCTTTTTAACTCTCTGCACTTCATGAGTACCGTGGCATCCTTTACAGTCGTATGCTTTTCCGGTGCCTTTGCCTCCGGATTTAACCATAAAGGGGTGGAACAGGTGCTTTACGGGAGCATTTTTATGGCAGGAGATGCAGTTAACCGGCTGGATGTTTTCTTTATGCGGAACTTCGTCCGGGTCAAAACCGGTATGGCAGGCCACGCATTCCAGTTTGCCGTGCACTGATGAGTTAATTTTTTTCTCATCGGCAAAAAGGGAAATTTCCTTTCCTTTTTTCTCCATGGTCATGGTGTCGTCAGAGTGGCAGGTCAGGCAGTCTTCTTTAGTCTGGGCTAAGGATTGGACGGACATCAGACTAAACAAAACAGCAATAAAGAGGCTAATCCGGCAGAAGTTCAAATATGAAGTTCCAGAGTATTTTTTTGAGTTCAAGGTCATTGTATTACCAAAATCGGGAATATTTTTCTATAAATGATGAATCTTTGAACAATTTCCGCTCTAACTGTTGAAAAAACGAGCAAAATTGCAATCCTTAAACGATCATCAGGAATTTTACCAATACTTCACAAAAGTAGTGCCAAACTTTAATCCGGAGCTTTTTACGCTATTTTAAAGGAGAAACGGCGGATTATTAGGGATATTTCGTATTTTTAAGGAATTATAAAATCCCTTTGTTCAGCAAAAATTTGCATTGATGGAATAATGAAGATGAATTCTGATTGGAACCCGGGTAAGGGCGATTACAAGAGAAGCACAGGAAATACCAACACCTCTATAGCAGAGAGGGAGAAGGCAGCCCTGAGAAAAAAGACCGTACTCTTTTTTGTGCTTTTCTTCATTTTTTTGGGAGCAACATTGCTGGGTAATTATTTATTCTGCAACACACATAAAATTATTCAATAATACTCTATGAATTATATCATCGGGATAGACGGCGGGGGCACAAAAACCCATTGTGTTCTTGCCGCAAGAGATAAATCACCCGTTTTTGAATGTTACGGGGGACCGGCTAACTTCCTTATGCTCGGAACGGAAACAGTCTCTGCAACCCTGCTTGAGCTTGTGCAGCAGTGCCTTGATGCTCAGAAAATCGGGTTTCATCAGATTGATGCCGTGCTGCTTGGAGCAACCGGCGCGGGGAGAAGATCAGATGCTGAAACACTTGAACGGGATTTTCTCTCATTCATTCAGCAGAAGAATATCCGGATACGAAACTTTTCCGTTGAAAGCGATGCGCGCATTGCCCTTGAGGGAGCATTTTCCGGGCGTGAGGGTTGTATCCTTATAGCAGGTACCGGCTCAATCCTCTTCGGAAAGGACAACAAAGACCGTATATACAGAGTCGGCGGTTTCGGAAGATTTATCGGCGATGAAGGCAGCGGATATATGCTTGGTAAACGGGGGCTGATGGCCGCGGCTAAAAACTTTGACGGCAGAGGGCCTGATACGCTGCTGCTGAATCTTCTTTCACAGGAATTCAAAATATCCTCCCCGGAGGACCTGATTACAAGGATATACCGCGAGAACTTTGACATCGCTTCGTTTGCTCCGCTGGTGATTAAAGCCGCGGAACAGGGGGATCATCAGGCGCTGAAGATTGTTGAAGAAGAGATTGATGAACTTATCCTGCATATTAAAGCTATAAGAAAAAAGATTATTGTCGCTACTTTGCATGTTTCTTTCATCGGGGGACTTATAGCAAATGATACGTTTTACTCCCGTACCTTCAGGGAGAAAATTACCAAGACCATGGCTGATGTGAGAGTGATTGATGCTGAGAACAGCCCTGCTTATGGCGCAGTATTAATGGCTGCAAAAAAACTTTCAGGCAATTAACCATCATAAAATTGTAAAAGAAAACTCTATGGCTTCTGAAAAGGCAACAAAACGTAATCCCTGGGCTTGGGTACCCTCTCTCTACTTCGCTGAAGGAATTCCCTATATCGTGGTTATGACTCTTTCGGTAATTATGTATAAGCGGCTCGGTGTCTCCAACACTGAGATTGCCTTATATACAAGCTGGCTGTATCTGCCCTGGGTGATTAAACCGCTGTGGAGTCCTCTGGTTGATCTTACACGTACCAAACGTTTCTGGACTGTTATCATGCAGCTGTTTATCGGAGCAGGTCTTGCGGGCATTGCGCTTACCATTCCGGCTGATGATTATATACGCTACACCATGGCATTCTTCTGGCTGCTTGCGTTCAGTTCCGCCACGCATGATATTGCCGCGGACGGATTTTATATGATTGCTCTTCCTGAACATGAACAGGCGCTATATGTGGGCATCAGAAGCACTTTTTACCGTGTTGCAAGCATTACGGGCCAGGGACTGCTGGTTATTCTTGCCGGTACTCTTGAAAGTTCAACCGGGCTTCCTCCGGCTGAGTTCTCATTTAGGGCCGTTAAAGGGGATCAGGCAAATGTCCGCTTCCTGGATGATTCCGTGCAGTTCAGAAGTGTTGCTGCCGGTGATCTGCAGATTCTTGTCTCTGATGCAAAAACTTCTATATCTCTGGTTCAGACCCCAAAAGAAACAACAGACAGCCTCATCGGTGCGGTTAAGGAATATAATCTTTCCAACGGTTTTTATGGCACACAGGCCGTACCCGCGCCTGCTGCTGCTGCTGAAGAAGAGGAAGGCTGGTATCAGACGTATATCAGCAAACCGTACAGTGAGTATATCGTCACTCCGCTTGAGGATTTCCTCCGCACCAATTTTGGTGATGAAGCTAAACAGACTGCGCGTGTGCTGAAAGCCGGCAACGTGGGAATTGTATATATCCGGCTGAGTGAAGCCCCCGGTCGTGAGACGGTGGTCAATATCTCAAAAAGCGGCGGAGATAATAACTTCACGATGCTTGAAGGGGCGCGCATTGTATTCACCGACAGCAACTGGAATATTCCTGCCGCTGTCGCAGTACAGACCGATCCGAAGCTCAATTTTGAATCAGCGGCAACATTTCAGGCAGTATCAGGCAATATTCCTCTGGCCTGGAGCATTACTTTTTATATCATTGCCGGACTGTTCCTCCTCTTTTTTATCTGGCATAAATTTATTCTTCCTTATCCGGTGACCGATAAAGCAGCGGTGAGCGGCGGGAATATTTTCAAAGAGTTTTTCAGAACGTTTGCTCTCTTCTTTAAGAAGGAAAAGATTGGACTGATACTTGGCTTCCTCCTCTTATTCCGTTTTGCTGAAGCCCAGCTTGTTAAACTTGCTTCTCCTTTTCTGCTGGACACAAAGGAAGTCGGCGGGCTTGGCCTGACCACTGCTGAAGTGGGATTTGTTTATGGTACTGTGGGTATTCTTTTTCTGACTCTCGGCGGAATTCTTGGCGGTATCGCGGCTTCCAAAAAAGGACTGAAATACTGGCTGATGATTATGGTCGTTTCGATTAATGTACCGGACCTTCTATATGTATATATGGCTTATGCACAGCCGGAAAATTTTCTGATAATTAATATCTGTGTGGCCATTGAGCAGTTTGGCTATGGTTTCGGCTTTACCGCGTATATGCTCTTCCTGATATATGTAAGTGAGGGAGAACATAAAACGGCACATTATGCCATCGGCACAGGGTTTATGGCTCTGGGCATGATGATTCCCGGTATGTTCAGCGGATGGCTTCAGGAACTTATCGGCTATCAGAATTTCTTTGTGTGGGTGATGATTGCAACCATTCCAGGCTTCATTATTGCA of Ignavibacteriales bacterium contains these proteins:
- a CDS encoding cytochrome b/b6 domain-containing protein, which translates into the protein MTLNSKKYSGTSYLNFCRISLFIAVLFSLMSVQSLAQTKEDCLTCHSDDTMTMEKKGKEISLFADEKKINSSVHGKLECVACHTGFDPDEVPHKENIQPVNCISCHKNAPVKHLFHPFMVKSGGKGTGKAYDCKGCHGTHEVQRVKKAGASGDLSCVKCHAEQDAEFKHSAHYRSIEKGVKAFNDCQSCHATPITLSSMNGDTLATKRAEEKLCLSCHLDAPEVRSQFSTSQAFIKAYDNSVHGKALMKGNAKAAGCVDCHGAHDINKGTDPTSPVAKKNIPETCGKCHEDILKEFNESSHGLAVAKGNVDAPVCTDCHGEHNILDTKDPKAPVAFQNVSAQVCAPCHNSVKLSDKYGISANRFATFQDTYHGLALEGGSASVANCASCHGVHNIKSSSDPTSTIHKSNLVATCGSCHPGANENFTVGKIHVTLEKEEEPILYYIAFGYILMIVGTIGGMFFHNIIDFIKKSKIKKMKQRGLIPHEKHSHALYLRMSKNERIQHITLAVSFILLVITGFMLRFPNAWWVVSIRNISENAFELRSLIHRIAAVVMTLVSLYHIYYILFVPRGKQLIRDLLPRLQDAKDAIGVFKYNLGLQKDKPLLDRFSYVEKAEYWALIWGTIVMTVTGVIMWFDNTFMNLFTKLGWDIARTIHYYEAWLAFLAIVVWHFYFVMFNPDVYPMSLAWWKGTITEEEMAEEHPLELQRIKDKLKEKEFGEDDIIDPEENNEENKQ
- a CDS encoding MFS transporter, yielding MASEKATKRNPWAWVPSLYFAEGIPYIVVMTLSVIMYKRLGVSNTEIALYTSWLYLPWVIKPLWSPLVDLTRTKRFWTVIMQLFIGAGLAGIALTIPADDYIRYTMAFFWLLAFSSATHDIAADGFYMIALPEHEQALYVGIRSTFYRVASITGQGLLVILAGTLESSTGLPPAEFSFRAVKGDQANVRFLDDSVQFRSVAAGDLQILVSDAKTSISLVQTPKETTDSLIGAVKEYNLSNGFYGTQAVPAPAAAAEEEEGWYQTYISKPYSEYIVTPLEDFLRTNFGDEAKQTARVLKAGNVGIVYIRLSEAPGRETVVNISKSGGDNNFTMLEGARIVFTDSNWNIPAAVAVQTDPKLNFESAATFQAVSGNIPLAWSITFYIIAGLFLLFFIWHKFILPYPVTDKAAVSGGNIFKEFFRTFALFFKKEKIGLILGFLLLFRFAEAQLVKLASPFLLDTKEVGGLGLTTAEVGFVYGTVGILFLTLGGILGGIAASKKGLKYWLMIMVVSINVPDLLYVYMAYAQPENFLIINICVAIEQFGYGFGFTAYMLFLIYVSEGEHKTAHYAIGTGFMALGMMIPGMFSGWLQELIGYQNFFVWVMIATIPGFIIAKYLPVSPTFGMKKE